Proteins encoded by one window of Anaerolineales bacterium:
- a CDS encoding ABC transporter permease has translation MNLSLVLRRVRRLPRQLAALTLAVCLVTGFFALAPLYVRVMVQAGLLHEFESFPVADRALTLISPTPYAPAAWDTLNASIADLNDGLIRVSRSGSPFGGFALNYGEPTTELSGRSEFRHYAFAFSDMATRFRLLDGRFPQRLAPPDDPARQALTSEDQIAKGVGIYSLGEVEAVITPLVAERSRYEIGTRFVIGERPGDHVVVHVVGIVEAVDLTDPLWDSNRAALEGEIIETGLTTRAYNMAFIVTEGAYTDWVARATRTNNRDNNSFLWRVALNVNAINADNIADTQENLRNVIAKIGAEYPGLLSFAPILKLLDAYRESVSRAELPVILLAGAVLVMMLYHLVATVSLFLEQQREEWASLSSRGAGVGQLMSLQGLTMAILCLIGFILGPLVALLILQFLLVASPLFAATGGVAPISGIPRSAVILSGIAAVASLVMLTLPALSAARRSLAEFKQIAARPPDRPLWARYGLDIIFILVGLGFIARLLFFIEGDLGGTLALLFSNPGALIRLLLDSATRTGGLGDPFNLVGPALFLTGIALLWLRLFPLVVRLVGAPFRRSNGLTSPLSVWTVERDPGHYGQLVLLLIGTLALGTAALALNATRDGGTWAQARQDTGGTVRIDLDLANGGRMDAANWAALPDVRAATTLTRYNSAPLGGEEQFSFVGITPAQIADIFPEYASILHPLTTVIPTTFQEFDRQLGKSVSKTIYPAILSEKMAMEAGRQFRDDRLPLMMGSFGSVGVLLPDNTRHTVIYLVVGIVRDFPTLGANDQFLIMNEGYLMQAFNANISVPLAYRAVPNQIWLDLTTRVSTPALVNALNTLKGVKVTWASDRYEALLREPLPAAAAGMLFAGFWVSLALSLLDFGFYLAVTARRRSLGFAVLRALGWNANRIWAQLITEHTVLVLPALIVGILLGGALAYVIVPFLRLVGGATLVLPLPALLMLMVVMILSFAVLTFGAAWWLRRLNINQVLRLGEE, from the coding sequence TTGAATCTCTCTCTTGTTCTTCGCCGTGTCAGGCGTTTGCCTCGTCAGCTTGCGGCGCTCACGCTGGCGGTCTGCCTCGTCACTGGGTTTTTCGCCCTTGCCCCGCTCTACGTGCGGGTGATGGTACAGGCGGGCTTGCTCCATGAGTTTGAGTCCTTCCCCGTAGCAGACCGCGCTCTCACCTTGATCAGCCCGACGCCCTACGCCCCCGCTGCGTGGGACACGCTCAATGCGTCTATTGCTGATTTAAACGACGGTCTGATCCGCGTCAGCCGCTCTGGGTCACCCTTTGGCGGTTTTGCCCTCAACTATGGTGAACCAACAACAGAACTCAGCGGACGTTCGGAATTTCGCCACTACGCCTTTGCTTTTTCCGATATGGCGACGCGCTTTCGGCTGCTCGATGGGCGCTTTCCCCAACGGCTTGCCCCGCCCGACGACCCCGCCCGCCAAGCGCTGACGTCCGAAGATCAGATCGCCAAAGGGGTGGGCATTTACTCCCTCGGTGAGGTGGAGGCAGTGATCACCCCGCTGGTTGCCGAACGGTCTCGCTACGAGATCGGGACGCGCTTCGTCATTGGCGAGCGCCCGGGCGATCATGTGGTCGTCCATGTCGTCGGCATTGTCGAAGCCGTCGATCTAACCGACCCCCTGTGGGATTCCAACCGCGCCGCCCTTGAAGGGGAGATCATCGAGACGGGGCTGACCACCCGTGCTTACAATATGGCGTTCATCGTTACCGAGGGCGCGTATACAGACTGGGTGGCGCGGGCAACCCGCACAAACAACCGCGACAACAACAGCTTTTTGTGGCGCGTCGCCCTGAATGTGAACGCTATCAATGCTGATAACATTGCCGACACCCAAGAAAACCTTCGGAATGTGATTGCCAAGATCGGCGCAGAGTACCCAGGGTTGCTCAGCTTTGCCCCGATTTTGAAGCTGCTTGATGCCTATCGAGAGTCGGTCAGCCGCGCCGAACTGCCCGTCATTTTGCTGGCGGGTGCCGTTCTGGTCATGATGCTGTACCATCTGGTGGCAACGGTCAGCTTGTTTTTGGAACAGCAGCGCGAAGAATGGGCGTCGCTCAGCAGCCGAGGGGCGGGCGTGGGGCAGTTGATGTCCCTTCAGGGCTTGACGATGGCGATTTTATGTCTGATCGGGTTCATCCTCGGACCGTTGGTCGCCCTTCTCATTTTACAATTCTTGCTGGTTGCCAGCCCCCTTTTCGCGGCGACGGGTGGTGTCGCCCCCATCAGTGGGATTCCCCGTTCGGCAGTGATCCTCAGCGGGATTGCTGCCGTCGCCTCACTGGTTATGCTCACCTTGCCGGCGCTTTCGGCGGCACGACGCAGTTTGGCAGAGTTCAAGCAGATTGCCGCCCGCCCGCCGGATCGCCCCCTGTGGGCGCGGTATGGGCTGGACATCATCTTTATCCTCGTTGGACTCGGCTTCATCGCCCGCTTGTTGTTCTTCATTGAGGGCGATTTAGGGGGGACGCTCGCCCTTCTTTTCAGCAATCCGGGCGCGTTGATTCGCCTTCTCCTCGACAGCGCAACGCGAACGGGCGGCTTGGGCGACCCCTTCAACCTCGTTGGACCCGCTTTATTTCTCACAGGGATAGCCCTGCTGTGGTTGCGGCTGTTCCCGCTGGTGGTGCGCCTTGTGGGAGCGCCCTTCCGGCGGAGCAATGGGCTGACCTCGCCTCTTTCAGTCTGGACGGTAGAGCGCGATCCTGGGCATTACGGACAGCTTGTGCTGCTGCTGATTGGGACACTGGCGCTTGGCACAGCGGCATTGGCGCTGAACGCCACCCGTGACGGGGGAACATGGGCGCAAGCACGGCAGGATACCGGCGGGACGGTGCGCATCGACCTCGACCTTGCCAATGGCGGGCGGATGGATGCGGCAAATTGGGCGGCGCTTCCCGACGTGCGGGCGGCGACGACACTCACCCGCTATAACTCGGCGCCGCTTGGCGGCGAGGAGCAGTTTTCCTTCGTCGGGATCACGCCCGCCCAGATCGCGGACATCTTTCCCGAATATGCCTCTATACTCCACCCCCTAACAACCGTGATTCCGACCACCTTTCAAGAGTTTGATCGCCAGTTGGGAAAGAGTGTTTCTAAGACGATTTACCCCGCTATCCTCTCTGAAAAAATGGCGATGGAGGCAGGACGGCAGTTCCGTGATGATCGCCTTCCCCTGATGATGGGGAGTTTCGGCAGTGTCGGTGTGCTGCTGCCCGATAACACACGCCATACGGTGATCTATCTGGTCGTCGGCATCGTGCGCGATTTCCCCACGTTGGGGGCGAACGACCAATTTTTGATCATGAACGAGGGTTACCTGATGCAGGCGTTCAATGCCAATATCAGTGTGCCGCTGGCATACCGCGCCGTGCCAAACCAAATCTGGCTGGATTTGACCACACGAGTGTCCACCCCCGCCCTAGTAAACGCCCTCAATACCCTTAAGGGGGTCAAGGTCACCTGGGCATCGGATCGTTATGAGGCGCTGCTGAGAGAACCCCTTCCGGCGGCGGCGGCGGGGATGCTTTTTGCTGGTTTTTGGGTATCGTTAGCGCTCAGTCTGCTTGATTTTGGCTTTTATTTGGCGGTGACGGCACGGCGGCGTTCGTTGGGCTTTGCCGTGCTGCGGGCGCTTGGCTGGAATGCAAACCGCATTTGGGCGCAGTTAATTACCGAACATACCGTTCTTGTCCTTCCGGCGTTGATCGTGGGCATCCTTTTGGGAGGGGCATTGGCGTATGTCATTGTGCCATTCTTGCGGCTTGTGGGCGGGGCAACGTTGGTTCTCCCCCTACCGGCGCTGCTGATGCTCATGGTGGTGATGATCCTCAGCTTTGCTGTGCTTACCTTTGGTGCGGCGTGGTGGCTGCGTCGCTTAAATATCAATCAAGTGTTGCGATTGGGTGAAGAATAA
- a CDS encoding ABC transporter ATP-binding protein → MAQDSQGAPFIECENLVKIYKVADLEVVALQGIDLRIGQGEMMALVGPSGSGKSTLMNILGGLDKPTAGRVHVGEHNLLDLKRVEQVLYRRREVGFVWQQTARNLLPYLTALENVELPMALDGVRVKVRRARARDLLERVGLGHRLTHRPDRLSGGEQQRVSIAVAMANHPRLLLADEPTGEVDSEAADQIFKALRDFNREENVTIIIVTHDMHVSARVDRVVGMRDGRTSIEILRDRDGSGATTREQEYAIVDRAGRLQLPQSYMETLGLAERAKVQLREDHIGVYPDDQERLN, encoded by the coding sequence ATGGCTCAAGACTCACAAGGCGCACCCTTTATTGAGTGCGAAAATTTGGTGAAAATTTATAAGGTTGCCGATCTCGAAGTCGTCGCTTTGCAGGGCATTGATCTGCGCATTGGTCAGGGCGAAATGATGGCGCTGGTTGGTCCGAGTGGGTCGGGAAAGTCCACCCTCATGAACATCCTCGGCGGGCTAGATAAGCCTACCGCAGGGCGTGTCCATGTGGGCGAACACAACCTGCTTGATCTCAAGCGTGTGGAGCAAGTCCTCTATCGCCGTCGGGAGGTGGGCTTCGTCTGGCAGCAAACGGCGCGAAACCTTCTCCCTTACCTGACGGCGCTGGAAAATGTTGAACTCCCCATGGCGCTTGACGGTGTGAGGGTGAAGGTGCGCCGCGCCCGCGCCCGCGATCTCTTGGAGCGCGTCGGCTTGGGACACCGCCTTACCCACCGCCCAGATCGGCTTTCCGGTGGCGAACAGCAGCGCGTTTCGATTGCGGTGGCAATGGCAAACCACCCCCGCCTGTTGCTTGCCGATGAACCAACCGGCGAGGTCGATAGCGAAGCGGCTGACCAGATTTTTAAGGCGCTGCGCGATTTCAACCGCGAGGAGAACGTGACGATCATCATTGTCACCCACGATATGCACGTCTCGGCGCGGGTGGATCGCGTTGTGGGGATGCGCGATGGACGGACAAGTATCGAAATTCTGCGGGATCGGGATGGCTCTGGGGCAACCACCCGCGAACAAGAATACGCCATTGTGGATCGTGCTGGACGGCTGCAACTGCCGCAAAGTTATATGGAAACCCTCGGTCTGGCGGAGCGGGCAAAGGTACAGCTTCGGGAAGATCACATTGGCGTTTACCCCGATGATCAAGAGAGGCTGAATTGA
- a CDS encoding ABC transporter ATP-binding protein — protein MTTATRSQSDSHPYSDPSAQESAANPVIEVQNLSHIYHLQGEDVHAVNQVNLAIYPGRMTAIVGRSGSGKTTLLNLIAGLDTPTQGDVVILGKRLRDLDENARLTLRRETLGFVFQSFGLLPLLTAAENIGVPLRMRNAPRKERETAIAEALEWVGLTRRSHHRPYELSGGEQQRVAIARCLAAKPQIVLADEPTGQLDSATGRRILDLLRRLVVERGVTMVIVSHDPLVMAEADIVHELRDGRLIETRYKGR, from the coding sequence ATGACAACTGCCACCCGTTCCCAAAGCGACTCCCACCCATACAGCGATCCTTCTGCTCAGGAAAGCGCAGCGAATCCCGTCATTGAGGTTCAAAACCTCTCCCATATCTATCACCTGCAAGGGGAAGATGTTCACGCCGTGAATCAGGTGAATTTGGCGATTTACCCGGGACGTATGACCGCCATTGTGGGGCGTTCGGGAAGCGGCAAGACAACCCTGCTGAACCTGATTGCCGGCTTGGATACCCCCACCCAAGGGGATGTGGTGATCCTCGGCAAGCGCCTGCGCGATTTGGATGAAAATGCCCGCCTTACACTCCGCCGCGAAACGCTTGGCTTTGTCTTTCAAAGTTTCGGGCTGCTGCCCCTGCTGACGGCGGCGGAAAATATTGGCGTACCGCTGCGGATGCGCAATGCCCCCCGCAAAGAACGCGAGACAGCCATCGCAGAGGCGCTCGAATGGGTGGGGTTAACCCGCCGCAGTCACCATCGCCCCTATGAATTAAGTGGTGGGGAACAGCAGCGCGTTGCCATTGCCCGCTGCCTTGCCGCCAAGCCGCAGATTGTCCTTGCCGACGAACCTACCGGTCAGTTGGATAGTGCCACAGGACGGCGTATCCTTGATCTGCTGCGGCGGCTGGTGGTAGAGCGCGGCGTGACAATGGTCATTGTCAGCCATGATCCGCTGGTCATGGCAGAAGCCGATATTGTCCACGAACTGCGCGATGGGCGCTTGATTGAGACACGCTATAAGGGGCGTTAG
- a CDS encoding twin-arginine translocation signal domain-containing protein, with the protein MVFNRLSRRTFLKRSGIAAAAIAMPPFQITAEPAPAHPNAAILRGTLGLPTDTPLFGRAFATHTAHAAPSTTAPLTETLPADSVHAISALSEDGAWYRLPVGYVQRDRLQLILPYTPPPALTEGTYGEVIAPFSAIRQYCATAAPILERLYFGMVVIVHETLIDDYGMRWYSVSLVAGSPAGYGWLPAAHLAPYPLAGTALAQPAAIIDRAQARLTLYDGGRKIGEAATYSWLSAPLEGILRVVAPSGVVSGISYFRPSLMIVEGAGSLSIPVSGAYWHNRFGERGTSLERERIELSTFAARALYALVDGRGELPISVR; encoded by the coding sequence ATGGTGTTCAACCGCCTATCGCGTCGGACATTTCTAAAACGATCTGGCATAGCGGCAGCCGCCATTGCCATGCCACCCTTCCAGATCACCGCCGAACCAGCCCCCGCCCATCCCAACGCCGCCATCCTTCGGGGGACGCTCGGACTCCCCACCGATACACCCCTTTTCGGGCGTGCCTTTGCCACACACACTGCCCACGCCGCACCATCCACCACAGCCCCCCTGACCGAAACACTTCCGGCGGACAGCGTACACGCCATCAGCGCCTTGTCAGAGGACGGTGCATGGTATCGGCTGCCAGTGGGCTATGTCCAGAGGGATCGCCTCCAGCTTATCCTTCCCTACACACCCCCACCAGCGCTCACCGAAGGGACATATGGGGAGGTGATCGCGCCGTTCAGCGCCATTCGTCAATACTGCGCCACCGCCGCACCGATCTTAGAGCGGCTTTATTTTGGGATGGTTGTCATCGTCCATGAGACGCTGATCGATGATTACGGGATGCGGTGGTATTCGGTTTCGCTTGTGGCGGGCAGTCCGGCGGGGTATGGTTGGCTGCCCGCTGCGCATCTCGCCCCTTACCCGTTGGCGGGGACTGCCCTTGCCCAGCCCGCCGCGATCATCGACAGAGCGCAGGCGCGGCTGACCCTCTACGATGGGGGACGGAAGATCGGTGAGGCGGCAACCTATAGCTGGCTGAGCGCCCCCTTAGAGGGGATTCTGCGCGTCGTTGCACCCAGTGGAGTGGTGAGCGGTATATCGTATTTTCGCCCATCATTGATGATTGTTGAGGGTGCAGGCAGCCTATCCATCCCGGTTAGCGGGGCGTATTGGCACAACCGTTTTGGCGAACGCGGCACATCGTTAGAGCGAGAACGCATCGAACTATCCACTTTTGCGGCACGGGCGCTTTACGCGCTGGTGGATGGGCGAGGCGAACTCCCAATCAGCGTTCGCTAA
- the rocD gene encoding ornithine--oxo-acid transaminase, which produces MNKHREQGETTVERAEHYITLEERYGAHNYHPLDVVIHEGAGVWVTDVEGNRYLDCLSAYSAVNQGHAHPKIRQALIDQAGRVTLTARAFRNDQLGPFYKELCDTLGYQRALPMNSGAEAVETAIKMARKWGYKVKGVPDGMAEIIVCDGNFHGRTTTIISFSSEPQYRDGFAPFTPGFKAIPYGDANALAAAITPNTVGFLMEPIQGENGVIVPPEGYLRRVAEICKQHRVLWINDEIQTGLCRTGRWLVQNYEDVRADVVILGKALSGGFYPVSAVLADDEVMLVFNPGDHGSTFGGNPMAAAVARAALRVLIDENLAENAATMGAYFQERLRAIQSPHIKEVRGRGLLIGVELRAEANGARRFCEALRDRGILAKETHVNTIRFAPPLVITHDEIDWAIARIEPVLMMA; this is translated from the coding sequence ATGAACAAGCACCGCGAACAGGGCGAGACGACGGTAGAACGCGCCGAACACTACATTACTTTAGAAGAACGCTATGGGGCGCATAACTATCACCCGCTGGACGTGGTTATTCACGAGGGGGCGGGCGTCTGGGTGACCGATGTCGAGGGCAACCGCTACCTTGACTGCCTCAGCGCCTATTCTGCGGTGAATCAGGGACATGCCCACCCAAAAATTCGGCAGGCGTTAATCGATCAGGCGGGGCGGGTGACGCTTACGGCGCGGGCATTCCGCAACGATCAATTAGGACCTTTTTACAAAGAACTTTGCGATACGCTTGGCTACCAGCGGGCGCTTCCCATGAACAGCGGCGCAGAGGCGGTGGAAACCGCCATTAAAATGGCGCGAAAATGGGGCTACAAAGTGAAGGGCGTGCCGGATGGCATGGCGGAAATCATCGTCTGCGATGGGAATTTTCACGGGCGGACGACGACGATCATCAGCTTCAGCAGCGAACCACAATATCGTGATGGGTTCGCCCCCTTTACCCCCGGTTTTAAGGCAATTCCATACGGGGATGCCAATGCCCTTGCCGCCGCCATTACCCCGAACACTGTCGGCTTTCTGATGGAGCCGATTCAGGGCGAAAATGGCGTGATTGTCCCGCCGGAGGGCTACTTGCGGCGCGTGGCGGAGATTTGCAAGCAGCACCGCGTGTTGTGGATCAACGACGAAATTCAGACAGGGTTATGCCGCACCGGACGTTGGCTTGTACAGAATTATGAAGATGTCCGCGCCGATGTGGTGATCCTCGGCAAGGCACTCTCTGGTGGGTTTTACCCCGTCTCGGCAGTGCTGGCGGATGATGAGGTGATGCTTGTTTTCAACCCGGGCGATCATGGCAGCACCTTCGGCGGAAACCCAATGGCGGCGGCGGTGGCACGGGCAGCGCTGCGCGTCTTGATAGACGAAAATCTTGCTGAAAACGCGGCGACGATGGGCGCGTACTTTCAGGAACGGCTGCGGGCAATCCAGAGTCCGCACATCAAAGAAGTGCGTGGACGTGGTTTGCTTATTGGGGTTGAATTAAGGGCAGAGGCAAACGGCGCACGGCGGTTCTGCGAGGCGCTGCGGGATCGGGGCATCTTGGCGAAGGAAACCCATGTGAACACGATCCGCTTTGCCCCGCCGTTGGTGATCACCCATGACGAAATTGACTGGGCGATAGCGCGGATTGAGCCAGTGCTGATGATGGCGTAA
- a CDS encoding cob(I)yrinic acid a,c-diamide adenosyltransferase: MKIYTRTGDEGETSLFAGGRVRKDHLRVETYGTVDELNSLLGLARAQHLPSAADGWVETIQNDLFTLGADLATPLESNPAWLVRMTAAPITALEEGIDKMDADLAPLKAFILPGGTLAAAAIHVARTVCRRAERLCVALAAEGGTNPEALRYLNRLSDYLFTLARWVNLQAGEAETKWAVRG; the protein is encoded by the coding sequence ATGAAAATTTACACACGGACGGGCGATGAGGGCGAGACGAGTCTGTTTGCGGGGGGGCGCGTGCGCAAAGACCACCTGCGCGTAGAGACGTATGGCACGGTAGATGAACTGAATTCCCTGCTTGGCTTGGCGCGAGCGCAGCACCTCCCCTCGGCGGCTGATGGATGGGTGGAGACGATCCAAAATGATCTCTTTACCTTAGGGGCAGATCTGGCAACACCACTGGAGAGCAATCCGGCGTGGTTGGTACGGATGACCGCCGCCCCAATCACCGCCCTAGAGGAAGGGATCGACAAAATGGACGCTGATCTTGCGCCGCTGAAAGCATTCATTTTGCCCGGAGGGACTCTGGCGGCGGCGGCGATCCATGTGGCGCGGACGGTCTGCCGCCGTGCCGAGCGGCTGTGTGTTGCCTTAGCCGCAGAGGGCGGCACGAATCCAGAGGCACTCCGTTACCTAAACCGTTTGTCCGATTATCTGTTCACCCTTGCCCGTTGGGTGAACCTTCAGGCGGGTGAGGCGGAAACAAAATGGGCAGTGCGGGGGTGA
- a CDS encoding amidohydrolase family protein, whose amino-acid sequence MERVDTILSGGYVLTMNEGYDSYTNGAVAIRDGVIVAVGPAEEIQRHYTAADLVLCEDQVIMPGLVNSHTHAAMTLLRGLADDLRLDVWLMGYMMPTEAHFVTPEFCRLGTLLACAEMIRSGITMFADMYYFESHVAAATAEAGLRGVLGQSVLKFPTPDAPSYEDGIAATRRFIEEWKGHPLIVPAIAPHAPYTCTDDILLACAEVARDYDVPLLIHISETKLEVEDSREEFGMPVVPRVKKLGLVDVKMLAAHCVHIDSGEIRTLAKHNVGVAHCPTSNLKLASGIAPVVEMLERAMNVGIGTDGPASNNDLDMFEEVRLAAILAKGATLNPVVVPAKQALAMATRLGAQAMHMGDMTGSLEVGKRADVITVRRATLHNTPTFSRDPDAVYSQIVYAGKSTDVQHVMVNGKWLMQDQRVLTVDEAAVMREARDLALQIDAFLVAREGNVLNKLIAIGGVEQTESFEIQVKAHLPEAEDAEALFAALFEETTVQIVRQTHYRQYDTYFMFLDATQGRVRYREDDALDKDGNVESVRTRLTYTTPSKEVEFEQDVLLSRSRFIAAANRPLRFYREYFRPNEERAIQKERRRWHILYKGVLFYVNADKMIAPEMAGLFVEIKSQTWSRSDADYKAKLISELLAMLNLTPEKRIRKEYVELALI is encoded by the coding sequence ATGGAGCGCGTGGATACGATTTTGTCAGGTGGCTACGTCCTGACGATGAACGAGGGCTACGATTCCTATACAAACGGCGCGGTAGCTATCCGCGATGGCGTCATTGTGGCGGTGGGTCCGGCGGAGGAAATCCAACGCCACTACACCGCCGCTGATCTCGTCTTGTGTGAGGATCAAGTGATTATGCCTGGGTTGGTGAACAGCCACACCCATGCGGCAATGACCCTTCTACGTGGGTTGGCGGACGACCTACGCTTGGATGTGTGGCTCATGGGCTACATGATGCCCACCGAGGCGCATTTTGTGACGCCCGAATTTTGCCGCTTGGGGACGCTCCTCGCCTGTGCAGAGATGATCCGTTCGGGAATCACGATGTTCGCTGACATGTACTATTTCGAGTCGCATGTTGCCGCCGCCACCGCCGAGGCGGGCTTGCGCGGCGTCTTAGGGCAGAGCGTCTTAAAATTCCCCACCCCCGATGCCCCCAGTTACGAGGATGGCATTGCCGCTACACGGCGTTTTATTGAGGAATGGAAGGGACACCCTCTCATTGTGCCGGCAATTGCCCCCCACGCTCCCTACACCTGCACGGATGATATTCTCCTCGCCTGTGCGGAGGTCGCTCGCGATTATGATGTGCCGCTGCTGATCCACATTTCGGAAACCAAATTAGAGGTAGAGGACAGCCGTGAGGAATTTGGGATGCCCGTCGTCCCCCGCGTGAAGAAACTGGGGTTGGTCGATGTGAAAATGCTGGCGGCACACTGTGTCCATATCGACAGTGGCGAAATCCGCACACTGGCGAAACACAATGTAGGCGTCGCCCACTGCCCAACAAGCAATCTGAAACTTGCCAGCGGGATTGCCCCCGTTGTGGAGATGCTAGAACGGGCGATGAATGTGGGCATTGGGACGGACGGACCCGCCAGCAACAACGACCTTGATATGTTTGAGGAAGTGCGTCTTGCGGCGATCTTGGCGAAAGGGGCAACCCTGAACCCCGTTGTAGTTCCGGCAAAGCAAGCCTTGGCGATGGCAACCCGTTTGGGGGCGCAGGCAATGCACATGGGCGATATGACCGGCAGTTTGGAGGTGGGCAAGCGGGCGGATGTGATCACCGTGCGGCGGGCGACACTCCATAACACGCCGACCTTCTCCCGCGATCCTGATGCCGTCTACAGCCAGATTGTCTATGCCGGAAAAAGCACCGATGTTCAGCATGTGATGGTCAACGGCAAATGGCTGATGCAGGATCAGCGCGTGCTGACGGTGGATGAAGCGGCAGTGATGCGTGAGGCAAGAGATTTGGCGTTGCAAATCGATGCCTTCCTCGTCGCCCGCGAGGGGAATGTCCTGAATAAACTGATTGCCATTGGCGGCGTAGAGCAAACGGAAAGTTTTGAGATTCAAGTGAAGGCACACCTTCCCGAAGCAGAAGATGCCGAGGCGCTTTTTGCCGCCCTCTTTGAGGAAACAACCGTACAAATTGTCCGGCAGACGCACTACCGGCAGTATGACACCTATTTCATGTTTCTTGACGCCACACAGGGGCGTGTGCGCTACCGCGAGGATGATGCGCTGGATAAGGATGGGAACGTGGAGAGCGTCCGTACACGGCTGACCTACACAACACCGAGCAAAGAAGTGGAGTTTGAGCAAGATGTCTTGTTGAGCCGCTCCCGATTCATTGCGGCAGCGAACCGCCCCCTGCGCTTTTACCGCGAATATTTCCGCCCCAACGAAGAACGTGCTATCCAAAAAGAGCGCCGCCGCTGGCATATTCTCTATAAGGGCGTCTTATTCTATGTGAACGCCGATAAAATGATCGCCCCAGAGATGGCAGGGTTGTTCGTTGAGATCAAGAGCCAAACATGGTCGCGCAGTGACGCTGATTACAAAGCAAAACTGATCAGCGAATTACTTGCCATGTTGAACCTAACCCCCGAAAAACGGATTCGTAAAGAGTATGTTGAGTTGGCGCTGATTTAA
- a CDS encoding FHA domain-containing protein encodes MSGLPENPILIISSGGNAGQRCAIKTQTFLIGRDPSCELSLNEREISRHHAKITQEGERFILHDLESKNGTWVNGEQLQGQRDLEDGDEIVLGKVVRITFTESESTAPYNPENAPFDGKLRLERESRRVFVDEREVNPPLSLPQYRLLELLFDARGAICTRDQVVRAVWPDAISEGVSEQAIDALVRRLRDRIRELDSSHEYIVTARGHGFRLDNEG; translated from the coding sequence ATGTCGGGACTGCCAGAAAACCCAATTTTGATCATCAGCAGCGGGGGCAACGCGGGTCAGCGCTGCGCGATCAAAACACAGACTTTCCTCATCGGACGTGATCCATCCTGTGAGCTTTCGCTGAACGAGCGAGAAATTTCGCGTCACCACGCGAAAATCACCCAAGAAGGAGAGCGTTTCATCCTCCATGATTTGGAGAGTAAGAATGGGACATGGGTGAATGGCGAGCAGCTGCAAGGGCAGCGCGACCTTGAAGATGGCGATGAGATTGTGCTAGGGAAGGTGGTGCGCATCACCTTCACCGAGTCGGAATCCACCGCCCCCTACAACCCTGAAAATGCCCCCTTTGACGGGAAACTCCGGCTAGAACGGGAATCGCGGCGGGTATTCGTGGATGAACGGGAAGTAAATCCCCCCTTGAGTCTGCCGCAGTACCGGTTGTTGGAACTGCTCTTTGATGCGCGGGGTGCAATCTGCACGCGGGATCAGGTGGTGCGGGCGGTGTGGCCCGATGCAATCAGTGAGGGGGTCAGCGAGCAGGCGATTGATGCGCTGGTGCGGCGGCTGCGGGATCGAATTCGGGAGTTAGATTCCTCGCATGAGTACATCGTCACCGCACGGGGGCATGGCTTTCGGCTGGACAACGAGGGGTGA